In the genome of Labrus mixtus chromosome 21, fLabMix1.1, whole genome shotgun sequence, one region contains:
- the fbrs gene encoding autism susceptibility gene 2 protein homolog isoform X1: protein MEGPSRSTGFRQSRRSRSQRDRERRRRRVDLAVERATSLSSGSDRDQACGTKGVLGPGGRECRPGFGRHRPPRRRKRESVSCEEDIIDGFAISSFISLEALEMDCSLKPSQRPDMPGRRNKGKRGPEENGGGPLSEPEEGAPHSHSSSKSRNKRRRIEGHPLETGYICDTESDTGDKASDNDMDPVFTVSTRKVVEPAPANMGTSMGKSCPPLQARCGSVSRLMVTPRVSGLERSQEKNLESHFPEPLSLSTSSAPFGLPSHSPVTASGTVPRPGSFNGNGSRHNGSSPLSKPKPFLTLPGRSHSIYNNNRSSTPVKPPSSSSIASSSSSMRPPTPSTSVSLPYIRGSGSSGPLRPPSRASSGALFTSSPGLPPPPPLLQGPSHSNAAEQEILRQNLNSHFLNSQEREGRRSVPGAENNSSAAGRSTPGGPSASSSTAGSSGRTSQNQPSMPPLAFQFHQHNHQHQHTHTHQHFTPFLHPTATAPPLFDKYPGKMDGLYRHPFFPQYPPPSVPSIQPVIPPTGPFSSLQGAFQPKPLVPQGTGPDISARLGVVPHHLQPKDPRLTDPFGTSLKVSNKPGKWCAMHVYVAWMILSHQKKVKLMQADPHKLDFRSDLLSRFPGAGGLGPMGPIGGGLPPTHDLTRPPSLFSATGLWPVNPSSAPFISPSAPHSSFLAPTAHLDPYGRSPPFTPLGALGSGAFGGLGSPTLANSVFGPKDPSPNVVGGLPTPNHHHDPWNRLHGGPSGFHAGPSWAKGADKRDERDRGKDGERRDIPHIKDEKDRDNMLYGRQPVRMSPVAPSFKPRSSTPVSHINGHSSSLGGSGGPIEDLTRSLNRDRERDREGDKRLMQTVSSSRGLPLGSASLVADRDRPRSSSSSVLTTPPPSNRSAPSPLDLYPRSLASTAHNHHNDSSHSQRDNNSLPSSSAASASVTSLSQAKKSDRTTTPVSKPPLLLLPVKVKEERKEEPEHIPITLPPPPPNHSFERPNSHPHHPRSGTPSSSLSLTPTPGVPLMQHAPNPPPHQHHQHLSLLDRSRAIEAYLGSQAGAAGLIMGPGGERFAHGPGQGPSQGPHSFTWDPWRELAAQQQHQHRREALALRTDPHLALRSDPHLARLLQHQRLLEAERAAAVAAANPHHPQTSTSNASSSVVRQEFGLMAHHFERPHHLGPPGGGLIDEEQRAQILREDFERARYFGMHPHHPAGAHLSGPSHAATAAHLEQLHPGLLSHSLQHGASQHHAGLYARLGHLNHHHVPNGILAKTPAGLVGALSMGAPPPLIPSITSRSSTPPRSSRLGGPADLALYGAHKDGESR from the exons ATGGAGGGCCCGAGCAGGAGCACCGGATTCAGGCAGAGCCGACGGTCCCGGTCACAGCGCGACAGGGAGCGGCGGAGGAGGAGAGTGGACCTGGCGGTGGAGAGGGCCACATCCCTGTCCTCAGGCTCCGACCGGGATCAGGCGTGTGGGACTAAAGGTGTGCTGGGACCCGGGGGGAGAGAGTGCCGGCCCGGGTTTGGGAGACACAGGCCTCCACGACGGAGGAAGAGAGAGTCCGTGTCCTGCGAGGAAGATATCATCGATGGCTTTGCTATCTCAAGCTTCATCAGCCTAGAGGCTCTGGAG ATGGACTGCTCTCTGAAGCCCAGTCAGCGCCCCGACATGCCGGGAAGGAGGAACAAGGGGAAGAGGGGGCCGGAGGAGAATGGCGGAGGGCCACTGTCCGAGCCGGAGGAAGGAGCCCCGCACAGCCACTCCAGCAGCAAGAGcagaaacaagagaagaaggaTAGAG ggacATCCTTTGGAGACCGGCTACATT tGTGACACTGAGAGTGACACAGGAGACAAG GCTTCCGACAACGACATGGACCCGGTTTTCACAGTCAGTACGAGGAAAG TTGTGGAGCCTGCTCCCGCCAACATGGGCACATCTATGGGCAAAAGCTGCCCGCCTCTGCAGGCCCGTTGTGGCAGCGTCTCCCGGTTGATGGTGACTCCGCGGGTGTCTGGCCTGGAGCGGAGCCAGGAGAAAAACCTGGAGTCGCATTTCCCCGagcctctttctctttctaccTCTTCTGCCCCCTTCGGCCTGCCTTCCCACTCCCCGGTCACAGCCTCAGGCACCGTCCCCCGGCCCGGCTCCTTCAACGGCAACGGCAGCCGCCACAACGGCAGCTCCCCGCTCTCCAAACCCAAACCCTTCCTCACATTGCCCGGACGATCTCACTCcatctacaacaacaacag gAGCAGCACCCCCGTCAAACCTCCATCTTCTTCGTCTATTGCgtcttcctcatcctccatgCGCCCCCCAACGCCCTCCACCAGTGTGTCGCTGCCCTACATCAGGGGCTCAGGATCCTCAGGGCCCCTCAGGCCGCCATCCCGAGCCAGCTCAGGGGCGCTGTTCACGTCTTCACCGGGcctgcctccccctcctcctctgctgcagggaCCTTCTCACTCCAACGCAGCAG AACAAGAAATATTACGTCAAAACTTAAACTCCCACTTCTTGAATTCACAAGAGCGCGAGGGCAGACGCAGCGTCCCCGGGGCTGAAAACAACTCGTCGGCTGCGGGACGCTCCACTCCCGGCGGTCCGTCTGCATCGAGCTCCACGGCGGGTTCGTCGGGCCGGACGTCTCAGAACCAGCCGAGCATGCCGCCGCTGGCCTTCCAGTTCCATCAGCACAACCACCAGCAccagcacacgcacacgcaccaACACTTCACGCCCTTCCTGCACCCCACGGCCACCGCACCGCCTCTG tttgataaGTATCCAGGCAAAATGGACGGACTGTACCGACACCCT TTCTTCCCTCAGTACCCTCCGCCCTCAGTGCCGAGTATCCAGCCTGTGATTCCTCCCACCGGGCCTTTCAGCTCCTTGCAAGGAGCATTTCAGCCAAAG cctCTTGTCCCTCAGGGAACGGGTCCAGATATATCCGCACGACTCGGGGTTGTGCCTCACCACCTGCAGCCCAAAGACCCACGG CTAACTGATCCATTTGGGACATCGTTGAAAGTCAGTAAT AAACCAGGAAAATGGTGCGCTATGCATGTTTATGTGGCCTGGATGATTCTAAGCCATCAGAAAAAAGTCAAG CTGATGCAAGCTGATCCTCACAAGTTGGACTTCCGTAGCGACCTGCTGTCTCGTTTTCCTGGAGCTGGAGGTCTCGGTCCCATGGGGCCCATTGGAGGAGGACTGCCTCCCACTCACGACCTGACCAGACCTCCCAGTCTGTTCTCAGCTACAGGTTTAT GGCCAGTCAATCCGTCCTCGGCTCCCTTCATCTCTCCATCGGCGCCGCACTCCTCCTTCCTCGCACCGACTGCACACTTGG ATCCGTACGGCCGATCGCCGCCCTTTACTCCACTGGGAGCCCTCGGTTCTGGTGCCTTCGGAGGACTCGGCAGCCCAACACTGG CCAACTCTGTGTTTGGTCCTAAAGATCCATCGCCCAATGTCGTCGGAGGCCTGCCCACCCCCAATCACCATCACGACCCGTGGAACCGTCTACACGGCGGCCCGTCCGGCTTCCACGCGGGCCCAAGCTGGGCTAAAGGCGCGGACAAGCGGGACGAGAGGGATCGCGGGAAGgacggagagaggagagatatTCCCCACATCAAGGATGAAAAAGACAG AGACAATATGCTGTACGGCCGACAACCTGTGAGAATGTCTCCGGTCGCCCCCTCCTTCAAGCCCCGCAGTAGCACCCCGGTCTCCCACATTAACGGCCACAGCAGTTCCCTGGGAGGGAGCGGCGGACCCATCGAGGACCTGACGCGCAGCCTCAACAGAGACCGCGAGCGAGACCGAGAAGGGGACAAGAGGCTAATGCAGACGGTGTCCTCCTCGCGGGGGCTTCCTCTCGGCTCTGCGTCTTTAGTAGCAGACAGGGACAGGCCGCGgtcttcctcatcctctgtcCTCACCACTCCCCCGCCCTCCAACCGCTCGGCCCCATCTCCCCTGGACCTTTACCCCCGCTCCCTCGCCTCGACGGCACACAACCACCACAACGATTCGTCGCACTcgcaaagagacaacaacagcCTCCCATCTTCCTCGGCGGCTTCCGCCTCCGTCACCTCTTTGTCTCAGGCCAAGAAGTCTGACCGGACTACAACGCCCGTCTCCAAACctcccctgctcctcctgccTGTTAAAGTCAAAGAGGAGCGGAAGGAGGAGCCGGAGCACATCCCCATCACCCTGCCTCCCCCGCCTCCCAACCACAGCTTCGAACGCCCCAACAGCCACCCGCACCACCCGAGATCTGGcaccccttcctcctctttatcGCTGACTCCCACTCCGGGTGTTCCTCTCATGCAACACGCGCCCAACCCGCCTCCCCATCAGCACCATCAACACCTCTCCCTGCTGGACCGTTCTCGAGCCATCGAGGCGTATCTGGGGAGCCAAGCAGGAGCTGCAGGGTTGATCATGGGTCCAGGAGGGGAACGTTTCGCCCATGGTCCGGGCCAGGGGCCGTCGCAGGGTCCACACAGCTTCACCTGGGACCCCTGGAGGGAGCTAGCGGCTCAGCAGCAACATCAGCACCGCAGGGAGGCTTTGGCACTTCGTACAGACCCTCACCTCGCCCTGCGCTCTGATCCACATTTGGCCCGGTTGCTCCAGCATCAGCGCCTTCTGGAGGCGGAGAGGGCTGCGGCTGTAGCGGCGGCCAACCCTCACCACCCTCAGACATCTACCTCTAATGCTTCCTCCTCCGTCGTCCGCCAGGAGTTCGGATTAATGGCTCACCACTTTGAACGGCCTCACCACCTCGGACCTCCGGGAGGCGGGCTGATCGACGAGGAGCAGCGCGCCCAGATCCTGAGGGAAGACTTTGAGCGGGCTCGTTACTTCGGGATGCACCCGCATCACCCCGCAGGCGCCCACCTGTCGGGCCCCTCTCACGCTGCTACTGCCGCTCACCTGGAGCAGCTCCACCCCGGCCTTCTCTCCCACTCCCTTCAACACGGAGCCTCCCAGCACCACGCCGGCCTCTACGCCCGCCTCGGCCATCTGAACCATCACCACGTGCCCAACGGCATCCTGGCAAAGACCCCCGCGGGCTTGGTGGGGGCCCTGTCGATGGGGGCGCCGCCTCCACTTATTCCGTCCATCACCAGCCGCTCGTCCACGCCTCCGCGCAGCTCTCGACTCGGAGGACCGGCTGATCTGGCTCTGTACGGCGCCCACAAAGACGGGGAGTCCAGATAG
- the fbrs gene encoding autism susceptibility gene 2 protein homolog isoform X5 yields MEGPSRSTGFRQSRRSRSQRDRERRRRRVDLAVERATSLSSGSDRDQACGTKGVLGPGGRECRPGFGRHRPPRRRKRESVSCEEDIIDGFAISSFISLEALEMDCSLKPSQRPDMPGRRNKGKRGPEENGGGPLSEPEEGAPHSHSSSKSRNKRRRIEGHPLETGYICDTESDTGDKASDNDMDPVFTVSTRKVVEPAPANMGTSMGKSCPPLQARCGSVSRLMVTPRVSGLERSQEKNLESHFPEPLSLSTSSAPFGLPSHSPVTASGTVPRPGSFNGNGSRHNGSSPLSKPKPFLTLPGRSHSIYNNNRSSTPVKPPSSSSIASSSSSMRPPTPSTSVSLPYIRGSGSSGPLRPPSRASSGALFTSSPGLPPPPPLLQGPSHSNAAEQEILRQNLNSHFLNSQEREGRRSVPGAENNSSAAGRSTPGGPSASSSTAGSSGRTSQNQPSMPPLAFQFHQHNHQHQHTHTHQHFTPFLHPTATAPPLFDKYPGKMDGLYRHPFFPQYPPPSVPSIQPVIPPTGPFSSLQGAFQPKPLVPQGTGPDISARLGVVPHHLQPKDPRKPGKWCAMHVYVAWMILSHQKKVKLMQADPHKLDFRSDLLSRFPGAGGLGPMGPIGGGLPPTHDLTRPPSLFSATGLWPVNPSSAPFISPSAPHSSFLAPTAHLDPYGRSPPFTPLGALGSGAFGGLGSPTLANSVFGPKDPSPNVVGGLPTPNHHHDPWNRLHGGPSGFHAGPSWAKGADKRDERDRGKDGERRDIPHIKDEKDRDNMLYGRQPVRMSPVAPSFKPRSSTPVSHINGHSSSLGGSGGPIEDLTRSLNRDRERDREGDKRLMQTVSSSRGLPLGSASLVADRDRPRSSSSSVLTTPPPSNRSAPSPLDLYPRSLASTAHNHHNDSSHSQRDNNSLPSSSAASASVTSLSQAKKSDRTTTPVSKPPLLLLPVKVKEERKEEPEHIPITLPPPPPNHSFERPNSHPHHPRSGTPSSSLSLTPTPGVPLMQHAPNPPPHQHHQHLSLLDRSRAIEAYLGSQAGAAGLIMGPGGERFAHGPGQGPSQGPHSFTWDPWRELAAQQQHQHRREALALRTDPHLALRSDPHLARLLQHQRLLEAERAAAVAAANPHHPQTSTSNASSSVVRQEFGLMAHHFERPHHLGPPGGGLIDEEQRAQILREDFERARYFGMHPHHPAGAHLSGPSHAATAAHLEQLHPGLLSHSLQHGASQHHAGLYARLGHLNHHHVPNGILAKTPAGLVGALSMGAPPPLIPSITSRSSTPPRSSRLGGPADLALYGAHKDGESR; encoded by the exons ATGGAGGGCCCGAGCAGGAGCACCGGATTCAGGCAGAGCCGACGGTCCCGGTCACAGCGCGACAGGGAGCGGCGGAGGAGGAGAGTGGACCTGGCGGTGGAGAGGGCCACATCCCTGTCCTCAGGCTCCGACCGGGATCAGGCGTGTGGGACTAAAGGTGTGCTGGGACCCGGGGGGAGAGAGTGCCGGCCCGGGTTTGGGAGACACAGGCCTCCACGACGGAGGAAGAGAGAGTCCGTGTCCTGCGAGGAAGATATCATCGATGGCTTTGCTATCTCAAGCTTCATCAGCCTAGAGGCTCTGGAG ATGGACTGCTCTCTGAAGCCCAGTCAGCGCCCCGACATGCCGGGAAGGAGGAACAAGGGGAAGAGGGGGCCGGAGGAGAATGGCGGAGGGCCACTGTCCGAGCCGGAGGAAGGAGCCCCGCACAGCCACTCCAGCAGCAAGAGcagaaacaagagaagaaggaTAGAG ggacATCCTTTGGAGACCGGCTACATT tGTGACACTGAGAGTGACACAGGAGACAAG GCTTCCGACAACGACATGGACCCGGTTTTCACAGTCAGTACGAGGAAAG TTGTGGAGCCTGCTCCCGCCAACATGGGCACATCTATGGGCAAAAGCTGCCCGCCTCTGCAGGCCCGTTGTGGCAGCGTCTCCCGGTTGATGGTGACTCCGCGGGTGTCTGGCCTGGAGCGGAGCCAGGAGAAAAACCTGGAGTCGCATTTCCCCGagcctctttctctttctaccTCTTCTGCCCCCTTCGGCCTGCCTTCCCACTCCCCGGTCACAGCCTCAGGCACCGTCCCCCGGCCCGGCTCCTTCAACGGCAACGGCAGCCGCCACAACGGCAGCTCCCCGCTCTCCAAACCCAAACCCTTCCTCACATTGCCCGGACGATCTCACTCcatctacaacaacaacag gAGCAGCACCCCCGTCAAACCTCCATCTTCTTCGTCTATTGCgtcttcctcatcctccatgCGCCCCCCAACGCCCTCCACCAGTGTGTCGCTGCCCTACATCAGGGGCTCAGGATCCTCAGGGCCCCTCAGGCCGCCATCCCGAGCCAGCTCAGGGGCGCTGTTCACGTCTTCACCGGGcctgcctccccctcctcctctgctgcagggaCCTTCTCACTCCAACGCAGCAG AACAAGAAATATTACGTCAAAACTTAAACTCCCACTTCTTGAATTCACAAGAGCGCGAGGGCAGACGCAGCGTCCCCGGGGCTGAAAACAACTCGTCGGCTGCGGGACGCTCCACTCCCGGCGGTCCGTCTGCATCGAGCTCCACGGCGGGTTCGTCGGGCCGGACGTCTCAGAACCAGCCGAGCATGCCGCCGCTGGCCTTCCAGTTCCATCAGCACAACCACCAGCAccagcacacgcacacgcaccaACACTTCACGCCCTTCCTGCACCCCACGGCCACCGCACCGCCTCTG tttgataaGTATCCAGGCAAAATGGACGGACTGTACCGACACCCT TTCTTCCCTCAGTACCCTCCGCCCTCAGTGCCGAGTATCCAGCCTGTGATTCCTCCCACCGGGCCTTTCAGCTCCTTGCAAGGAGCATTTCAGCCAAAG cctCTTGTCCCTCAGGGAACGGGTCCAGATATATCCGCACGACTCGGGGTTGTGCCTCACCACCTGCAGCCCAAAGACCCACGG AAACCAGGAAAATGGTGCGCTATGCATGTTTATGTGGCCTGGATGATTCTAAGCCATCAGAAAAAAGTCAAG CTGATGCAAGCTGATCCTCACAAGTTGGACTTCCGTAGCGACCTGCTGTCTCGTTTTCCTGGAGCTGGAGGTCTCGGTCCCATGGGGCCCATTGGAGGAGGACTGCCTCCCACTCACGACCTGACCAGACCTCCCAGTCTGTTCTCAGCTACAGGTTTAT GGCCAGTCAATCCGTCCTCGGCTCCCTTCATCTCTCCATCGGCGCCGCACTCCTCCTTCCTCGCACCGACTGCACACTTGG ATCCGTACGGCCGATCGCCGCCCTTTACTCCACTGGGAGCCCTCGGTTCTGGTGCCTTCGGAGGACTCGGCAGCCCAACACTGG CCAACTCTGTGTTTGGTCCTAAAGATCCATCGCCCAATGTCGTCGGAGGCCTGCCCACCCCCAATCACCATCACGACCCGTGGAACCGTCTACACGGCGGCCCGTCCGGCTTCCACGCGGGCCCAAGCTGGGCTAAAGGCGCGGACAAGCGGGACGAGAGGGATCGCGGGAAGgacggagagaggagagatatTCCCCACATCAAGGATGAAAAAGACAG AGACAATATGCTGTACGGCCGACAACCTGTGAGAATGTCTCCGGTCGCCCCCTCCTTCAAGCCCCGCAGTAGCACCCCGGTCTCCCACATTAACGGCCACAGCAGTTCCCTGGGAGGGAGCGGCGGACCCATCGAGGACCTGACGCGCAGCCTCAACAGAGACCGCGAGCGAGACCGAGAAGGGGACAAGAGGCTAATGCAGACGGTGTCCTCCTCGCGGGGGCTTCCTCTCGGCTCTGCGTCTTTAGTAGCAGACAGGGACAGGCCGCGgtcttcctcatcctctgtcCTCACCACTCCCCCGCCCTCCAACCGCTCGGCCCCATCTCCCCTGGACCTTTACCCCCGCTCCCTCGCCTCGACGGCACACAACCACCACAACGATTCGTCGCACTcgcaaagagacaacaacagcCTCCCATCTTCCTCGGCGGCTTCCGCCTCCGTCACCTCTTTGTCTCAGGCCAAGAAGTCTGACCGGACTACAACGCCCGTCTCCAAACctcccctgctcctcctgccTGTTAAAGTCAAAGAGGAGCGGAAGGAGGAGCCGGAGCACATCCCCATCACCCTGCCTCCCCCGCCTCCCAACCACAGCTTCGAACGCCCCAACAGCCACCCGCACCACCCGAGATCTGGcaccccttcctcctctttatcGCTGACTCCCACTCCGGGTGTTCCTCTCATGCAACACGCGCCCAACCCGCCTCCCCATCAGCACCATCAACACCTCTCCCTGCTGGACCGTTCTCGAGCCATCGAGGCGTATCTGGGGAGCCAAGCAGGAGCTGCAGGGTTGATCATGGGTCCAGGAGGGGAACGTTTCGCCCATGGTCCGGGCCAGGGGCCGTCGCAGGGTCCACACAGCTTCACCTGGGACCCCTGGAGGGAGCTAGCGGCTCAGCAGCAACATCAGCACCGCAGGGAGGCTTTGGCACTTCGTACAGACCCTCACCTCGCCCTGCGCTCTGATCCACATTTGGCCCGGTTGCTCCAGCATCAGCGCCTTCTGGAGGCGGAGAGGGCTGCGGCTGTAGCGGCGGCCAACCCTCACCACCCTCAGACATCTACCTCTAATGCTTCCTCCTCCGTCGTCCGCCAGGAGTTCGGATTAATGGCTCACCACTTTGAACGGCCTCACCACCTCGGACCTCCGGGAGGCGGGCTGATCGACGAGGAGCAGCGCGCCCAGATCCTGAGGGAAGACTTTGAGCGGGCTCGTTACTTCGGGATGCACCCGCATCACCCCGCAGGCGCCCACCTGTCGGGCCCCTCTCACGCTGCTACTGCCGCTCACCTGGAGCAGCTCCACCCCGGCCTTCTCTCCCACTCCCTTCAACACGGAGCCTCCCAGCACCACGCCGGCCTCTACGCCCGCCTCGGCCATCTGAACCATCACCACGTGCCCAACGGCATCCTGGCAAAGACCCCCGCGGGCTTGGTGGGGGCCCTGTCGATGGGGGCGCCGCCTCCACTTATTCCGTCCATCACCAGCCGCTCGTCCACGCCTCCGCGCAGCTCTCGACTCGGAGGACCGGCTGATCTGGCTCTGTACGGCGCCCACAAAGACGGGGAGTCCAGATAG